The proteins below come from a single Mytilus edulis chromosome 5, xbMytEdul2.2, whole genome shotgun sequence genomic window:
- the LOC139525370 gene encoding hypoxia up-regulated protein 1-like isoform X2, with amino-acid sequence MVLKLLIAVSLLLCIASFTEGFNALMSIDLGSEYMKIAIVKPGVPMEIVLNEESDRKTSTIVALRNGERFYGKEAENTAVKFPRKAFWYLTNIIGRKFESADVKLYKERFPYYDLVKDEERGTVLFKIDDETFYSPEELIAMLLEKAREYAETFTDQSIKDCVITVPAYFTQAERKGILSAAELIDLNVLQLISDNAAVALNYGVFRRKEFNGTVQYYMFYDMGATSTTATIVGYQVTKVKEGTRLETNPQLIIKGVGFDRGLGGTEITLRLRKHLAQIFNEQKKTKTDVFTNERSMGKLFKEAEKLKKVLSANNAHFAQVEGLLEEIDFKTKVTRDELEELSKDLFEKVTKPIEEALKVSQITLGEIKDVILMGGGTRIPKVQEILKKYLGRTELGKSINTDEAAAMGAVYQAAYLGKGFKVKTFGVKEASIYPITVEFEKHRLAEDGSDSKRVVKRTLFNRMNPYPQKKVMTFSKHLKDFDFNVSYGDLDFLSDFDKSSFQDLSLAKFKLSGVEDAFTKHKEAGDSKGVKAHFRLDESGILHLDQVEVVFEKEEAKEESTWSKLGNTLGGLFGGKKEEGETIEDAGEKPVEGENSEKEAESEEAKPDQTASNQEKQEEKKQTENGDKDKKEKPEVPADEEDKSNKKSDKTEEKTDETKKEKTEKGKEEEKSENKTDDATNKLNGTDSLNKTEADLKDKKPNITVVREKIDTQTESFDIPEVNKDSLKVMRKKLAELTDKDKAKKLLEKSKNDLEAFIFDMNDKLTQEMYEKCSTEAEREKLTKLLSEASDWMYDQEEDAKAEVYQDKLKSLKKEIKDLKARVYEFEERPKALKALKDMLNHTKYFLKSVKNFTVVEEDRIFTEVEITTLEKLITDTKKWRDDMIEEQKKTPDSEKPKLLVEDIALKLQALDREVKYLINKAKNFKPKPKPKPKSNTTKTDGNTTKSDTNKTDKAEKEKETKIEVEEPIDKPTDTKEEETKTDTKEEETKTESKEENIEKSEKDKEEPTEKSKHDPGEL; translated from the exons ATGGTGCTAAAGCTATTGATAGCTGTGTCACTGTTGCTGTGTATTGCATCATTTACAG AGGGATTTAATGCTTTGATGTCCATAGATTTAGGCAGTGAATATATGAAAATAGCCATTGTGAAG CCTGGAGTTCCTATGGAAATAGTTTTGAATGA GGAATCTGACAGGAAAACCTCAACAATAGTAGCACTAAGAAATGGAGAAAGATTTTATGGAAAAGAGGCAGAGAATACT GCTGTCAAGTTTCCCAGGAAAGCGTTCTGGTACTTAACCAATATAATAGGCAGAAAGTTTGAAAGTGCTGATGTAAAGCTTTACAAAGAAAGGTTTCCTTATTATGATTTAGTCAAAGATGAAGAGAGAGGAACAGTTCTCTTTAAAATTGATGA TGAGACTTTCTACAGTCCAGAAGAACTAATAGCAATGCTTTTAGAAAAAGCCAGAGAATATGCAGAAACGTTTACAG ATCAGTCTATAAAAGACTGTGTGATAACAGTGCCTGCCTATTTTACACAGGCTGAGAGGAAAGGGATTCTATCAGCTGCTGAACTCATTGATTTGAATGTCTTACAACTTATAAGTGACAATGCTGCAG tGGCATTAAACTATGGTGTATTTAGAAGGAAAGAATTCAATGGAACAGTACaatattacatgttttatgaCATGGGAGCCACTAGTACTACAGCTACTATAGTTG GATACCAAGTTACAAAAGTGAAAGAGGGAACACGATTGGAAACCAATCCACAGCTTATTATTAAAGGAGTAGG ATTTGACAGAGGACTTGGAGGCACAGAAATAACATTGAGATTAAGGAAACATCTGGCCCAGATATTTAATGAACAGAAAAAGACCAAAACAGATGTATTCACCAACGAGAGATCAATGGGAAAATTGTTTAAAGAAGCTGAGAAGTTAAAGAAAGTTTTAAGTGCAAACAATGCACATTTTGCACAG GTTGAAGGCTTACTGGAAGAAATAGACTTCAAAACAAAAGTGACCAGAGATGAACTAGAAGAATTGTCCAAAGATTTATTTGAGAAAGTGACAAAACCAATTGAAGAAGCTCTTAAAGTTTCACAAATAACCCTG ggAGAGATCAAAGATGTAATATTAATGGGAGGTGGAACCAGAATTCCTAAAGTACAAGAAATACTCAAAAAATATCTTGGAAG AACAGAACTTGGAAAGAGTATTAACACAGATGAAGCTGCTGCAATGGGAGCAGTTTACCAAGCTGCCTATCTGGGAAAAGGATTCAAAGTTAAAACATTTGGTGTTAAGGAAGCTAGTATTTACCCTATAAct GTTGAGTTTGAGAAGCACAGGCTTGCAGAAGATGGCAGTGATAGTAAAAGGGTAGTTAAGAGGACATTGTTTAATAGAATGAACCCTTATCCACAGAAAAAGGTCATGACCTTCAGCAAACATTTGAAAGACTTTGATTTCAATGTCAGTTATGGTGATCTTGATTTTCTATCAGACTTTGACAAAAG TTCGTTCCAAGATCTGTCCCTAGCTAAGTTTAAGCTATCAGGAGTAGAAGATGCCTTCACTAAACACAAGGAAGCTGGTGATAGTAAAGGAGTCAAAGCACACTTCAGACTGGACGAAAGTGGAATACTTCACTTAGATCAG GTAGAAGTTGTGTTTGAAAAGGAAGAAGCAAAAGAAGAATCCACCTGGTCAA AATTAGGAAATACTCTGGGCGGACTTTTTGGTGGTAAAAAAGAGGAAGGAGAGACAATAGAAGATGCAGGAGAAAAACCAGTTGAG GGTGAAAATTCTGAGAAAGAGGCTGAAAGTGAGGAAGCAAAACCAGATCAAACTGCATCCAACCAGGAAAAACAGGAagagaaaaaacaaacagaaaatggAGATAAAGACAAAAAAGAGAAACCTGAG GTACCAGCAGATGAGGAAgacaaaagtaataaaaaatcagACAAGACAGAAGAGAAAACAGACGAAACAAAGAAAGAAAAGACAGAGAAAGGGaaggaagaagaaaaaagtgAAAACAAGACTGATGATGCCACTAATAAACTTAATGGAACTGATTCTCTCAATAAAACTGAAGCTGATTTAAAG gataaaaaGCCCAATATAACAGTTGTCAGGGAGAAAATAGACACACAGACAGAATCTTTTGATATCCCAGAAGTCAACAAAGACTCATTGAAAGTCATGAGGAAAAA aTTAGCAGAATTAACTGATAAAGACAAAGCAAAGAAACTTTTAGAGAAGTCAAAGAATGATTTGGAGGCATTTATATTTGATATGAACGACAAGTTAACACAAGAAATGTATGAAAAATGTTCAACAGAAGCTGAGAGAGAAAAGCTTACTAAACTTCTGTCTGAGGCATCAGACTGGATGTACGATCAGGAGGAAGATGCTAAGGCTGAG GTTTACCAAGACAAGTTGAAAtccttaaaaaaagaaataaaggatTTGAAGGCTCGTGTGTATGAATTTGAAGAAAGACCAAAGGCTCTCAAGGCTTTGAAAGATATGTTGAATCATACAAAATATTTCCTGAAGTCAGTTAAAAACTTTACTGTTGTTGAAGAAGATAGAATATTTACTGAAGTAGAAATTACAACTTTAGAAAAACTGATAACAGATACAAAG AAATGGAGAGATGATATGATTGAAGAACAGAAGAAAACACCTGATTCAGAAAAACCTAAATTATTAGTGGAAGATATAGCATTAAAATTACAGGCATTAGATAGAGAGGTCAAATATCTAATTAATAAAGCTAAAAATTTTAAACCCAAACCTAAACCAAAACCAAAATCAAATACAACAAAAACAGATGGAAATACAACAAAATCTGATACAAATAAAACGGATAAAGCAGAGAAGGAAAAAGAGACAAAAATAGAAGTAGAAGAACCTATAGATAAACCAACAGATACAAAAGAGGAAGAAACAAAAACAGATACAAAAGAGGAAGAAACAAAAACAGAATCTAAAGAAG aaaatatagaaaaatcagaaaaagatAAAGAAG AACCAACAGAAAAATCCAAACATGATCCTGGAGAATTATAA
- the LOC139525370 gene encoding hypoxia up-regulated protein 1-like isoform X4, translating into MVLKLLIAVSLLLCIASFTEGFNALMSIDLGSEYMKIAIVKPGVPMEIVLNEESDRKTSTIVALRNGERFYGKEAENTAVKFPRKAFWYLTNIIGRKFESADVKLYKERFPYYDLVKDEERGTVLFKIDDETFYSPEELIAMLLEKAREYAETFTDQSIKDCVITVPAYFTQAERKGILSAAELIDLNVLQLISDNAAVALNYGVFRRKEFNGTVQYYMFYDMGATSTTATIVGYQVTKVKEGTRLETNPQLIIKGVGFDRGLGGTEITLRLRKHLAQIFNEQKKTKTDVFTNERSMGKLFKEAEKLKKVLSANNAHFAQVEGLLEEIDFKTKVTRDELEELSKDLFEKVTKPIEEALKVSQITLGEIKDVILMGGGTRIPKVQEILKKYLGRTELGKSINTDEAAAMGAVYQAAYLGKGFKVKTFGVKEASIYPITVEFEKHRLAEDGSDSKRVVKRTLFNRMNPYPQKKVMTFSKHLKDFDFNVSYGDLDFLSDFDKSSFQDLSLAKFKLSGVEDAFTKHKEAGDSKGVKAHFRLDESGILHLDQVEVVFEKEEAKEESTWSKLGNTLGGLFGGKKEEGETIEDAGEKPVEVPADEEDKSNKKSDKTEEKTDETKKEKTEKGKEEEKSENKTDDATNKLNGTDSLNKTEADLKDKKPNITVVREKIDTQTESFDIPEVNKDSLKVMRKKLAELTDKDKAKKLLEKSKNDLEAFIFDMNDKLTQEMYEKCSTEAEREKLTKLLSEASDWMYDQEEDAKAEVYQDKLKSLKKEIKDLKARVYEFEERPKALKALKDMLNHTKYFLKSVKNFTVVEEDRIFTEVEITTLEKLITDTKKWRDDMIEEQKKTPDSEKPKLLVEDIALKLQALDREVKYLINKAKNFKPKPKPKPKSNTTKTDGNTTKSDTNKTDKAEKEKETKIEVEEPIDKPTDTKEEETKTDTKEEETKTESKEENIEKSEKDKEEPTEKSKHDPGEL; encoded by the exons ATGGTGCTAAAGCTATTGATAGCTGTGTCACTGTTGCTGTGTATTGCATCATTTACAG AGGGATTTAATGCTTTGATGTCCATAGATTTAGGCAGTGAATATATGAAAATAGCCATTGTGAAG CCTGGAGTTCCTATGGAAATAGTTTTGAATGA GGAATCTGACAGGAAAACCTCAACAATAGTAGCACTAAGAAATGGAGAAAGATTTTATGGAAAAGAGGCAGAGAATACT GCTGTCAAGTTTCCCAGGAAAGCGTTCTGGTACTTAACCAATATAATAGGCAGAAAGTTTGAAAGTGCTGATGTAAAGCTTTACAAAGAAAGGTTTCCTTATTATGATTTAGTCAAAGATGAAGAGAGAGGAACAGTTCTCTTTAAAATTGATGA TGAGACTTTCTACAGTCCAGAAGAACTAATAGCAATGCTTTTAGAAAAAGCCAGAGAATATGCAGAAACGTTTACAG ATCAGTCTATAAAAGACTGTGTGATAACAGTGCCTGCCTATTTTACACAGGCTGAGAGGAAAGGGATTCTATCAGCTGCTGAACTCATTGATTTGAATGTCTTACAACTTATAAGTGACAATGCTGCAG tGGCATTAAACTATGGTGTATTTAGAAGGAAAGAATTCAATGGAACAGTACaatattacatgttttatgaCATGGGAGCCACTAGTACTACAGCTACTATAGTTG GATACCAAGTTACAAAAGTGAAAGAGGGAACACGATTGGAAACCAATCCACAGCTTATTATTAAAGGAGTAGG ATTTGACAGAGGACTTGGAGGCACAGAAATAACATTGAGATTAAGGAAACATCTGGCCCAGATATTTAATGAACAGAAAAAGACCAAAACAGATGTATTCACCAACGAGAGATCAATGGGAAAATTGTTTAAAGAAGCTGAGAAGTTAAAGAAAGTTTTAAGTGCAAACAATGCACATTTTGCACAG GTTGAAGGCTTACTGGAAGAAATAGACTTCAAAACAAAAGTGACCAGAGATGAACTAGAAGAATTGTCCAAAGATTTATTTGAGAAAGTGACAAAACCAATTGAAGAAGCTCTTAAAGTTTCACAAATAACCCTG ggAGAGATCAAAGATGTAATATTAATGGGAGGTGGAACCAGAATTCCTAAAGTACAAGAAATACTCAAAAAATATCTTGGAAG AACAGAACTTGGAAAGAGTATTAACACAGATGAAGCTGCTGCAATGGGAGCAGTTTACCAAGCTGCCTATCTGGGAAAAGGATTCAAAGTTAAAACATTTGGTGTTAAGGAAGCTAGTATTTACCCTATAAct GTTGAGTTTGAGAAGCACAGGCTTGCAGAAGATGGCAGTGATAGTAAAAGGGTAGTTAAGAGGACATTGTTTAATAGAATGAACCCTTATCCACAGAAAAAGGTCATGACCTTCAGCAAACATTTGAAAGACTTTGATTTCAATGTCAGTTATGGTGATCTTGATTTTCTATCAGACTTTGACAAAAG TTCGTTCCAAGATCTGTCCCTAGCTAAGTTTAAGCTATCAGGAGTAGAAGATGCCTTCACTAAACACAAGGAAGCTGGTGATAGTAAAGGAGTCAAAGCACACTTCAGACTGGACGAAAGTGGAATACTTCACTTAGATCAG GTAGAAGTTGTGTTTGAAAAGGAAGAAGCAAAAGAAGAATCCACCTGGTCAA AATTAGGAAATACTCTGGGCGGACTTTTTGGTGGTAAAAAAGAGGAAGGAGAGACAATAGAAGATGCAGGAGAAAAACCAGTTGAG GTACCAGCAGATGAGGAAgacaaaagtaataaaaaatcagACAAGACAGAAGAGAAAACAGACGAAACAAAGAAAGAAAAGACAGAGAAAGGGaaggaagaagaaaaaagtgAAAACAAGACTGATGATGCCACTAATAAACTTAATGGAACTGATTCTCTCAATAAAACTGAAGCTGATTTAAAG gataaaaaGCCCAATATAACAGTTGTCAGGGAGAAAATAGACACACAGACAGAATCTTTTGATATCCCAGAAGTCAACAAAGACTCATTGAAAGTCATGAGGAAAAA aTTAGCAGAATTAACTGATAAAGACAAAGCAAAGAAACTTTTAGAGAAGTCAAAGAATGATTTGGAGGCATTTATATTTGATATGAACGACAAGTTAACACAAGAAATGTATGAAAAATGTTCAACAGAAGCTGAGAGAGAAAAGCTTACTAAACTTCTGTCTGAGGCATCAGACTGGATGTACGATCAGGAGGAAGATGCTAAGGCTGAG GTTTACCAAGACAAGTTGAAAtccttaaaaaaagaaataaaggatTTGAAGGCTCGTGTGTATGAATTTGAAGAAAGACCAAAGGCTCTCAAGGCTTTGAAAGATATGTTGAATCATACAAAATATTTCCTGAAGTCAGTTAAAAACTTTACTGTTGTTGAAGAAGATAGAATATTTACTGAAGTAGAAATTACAACTTTAGAAAAACTGATAACAGATACAAAG AAATGGAGAGATGATATGATTGAAGAACAGAAGAAAACACCTGATTCAGAAAAACCTAAATTATTAGTGGAAGATATAGCATTAAAATTACAGGCATTAGATAGAGAGGTCAAATATCTAATTAATAAAGCTAAAAATTTTAAACCCAAACCTAAACCAAAACCAAAATCAAATACAACAAAAACAGATGGAAATACAACAAAATCTGATACAAATAAAACGGATAAAGCAGAGAAGGAAAAAGAGACAAAAATAGAAGTAGAAGAACCTATAGATAAACCAACAGATACAAAAGAGGAAGAAACAAAAACAGATACAAAAGAGGAAGAAACAAAAACAGAATCTAAAGAAG aaaatatagaaaaatcagaaaaagatAAAGAAG AACCAACAGAAAAATCCAAACATGATCCTGGAGAATTATAA
- the LOC139525370 gene encoding hypoxia up-regulated protein 1-like isoform X1 — MVLKLLIAVSLLLCIASFTEGFNALMSIDLGSEYMKIAIVKPGVPMEIVLNEESDRKTSTIVALRNGERFYGKEAENTAVKFPRKAFWYLTNIIGRKFESADVKLYKERFPYYDLVKDEERGTVLFKIDDETFYSPEELIAMLLEKAREYAETFTDQSIKDCVITVPAYFTQAERKGILSAAELIDLNVLQLISDNAAVALNYGVFRRKEFNGTVQYYMFYDMGATSTTATIVGYQVTKVKEGTRLETNPQLIIKGVGFDRGLGGTEITLRLRKHLAQIFNEQKKTKTDVFTNERSMGKLFKEAEKLKKVLSANNAHFAQVEGLLEEIDFKTKVTRDELEELSKDLFEKVTKPIEEALKVSQITLGEIKDVILMGGGTRIPKVQEILKKYLGRTELGKSINTDEAAAMGAVYQAAYLGKGFKVKTFGVKEASIYPITVEFEKHRLAEDGSDSKRVVKRTLFNRMNPYPQKKVMTFSKHLKDFDFNVSYGDLDFLSDFDKSSFQDLSLAKFKLSGVEDAFTKHKEAGDSKGVKAHFRLDESGILHLDQVEVVFEKEEAKEESTWSKLGNTLGGLFGGKKEEGETIEDAGEKPVEGENSEKEAESEEAKPDQTASNQEKQEEKKQTENGDKDKKEKPEVPADEEDKSNKKSDKTEEKTDETKKEKTEKGKEEEKSENKTDDATNKLNGTDSLNKTEADLKDKKPNITVVREKIDTQTESFDIPEVNKDSLKVMRKKLAELTDKDKAKKLLEKSKNDLEAFIFDMNDKLTQEMYEKCSTEAEREKLTKLLSEASDWMYDQEEDAKAEVYQDKLKSLKKEIKDLKARVYEFEERPKALKALKDMLNHTKYFLKSVKNFTVVEEDRIFTEVEITTLEKLITDTKKWRDDMIEEQKKTPDSEKPKLLVEDIALKLQALDREVKYLINKAKNFKPKPKPKPKSNTTKTDGNTTKSDTNKTDKAEKEKETKIEVEEPIDKPTDTKEEETKTDTKEEETKTESKEENIEKSEKDKEAPFKRKSIILETLTGNL, encoded by the exons ATGGTGCTAAAGCTATTGATAGCTGTGTCACTGTTGCTGTGTATTGCATCATTTACAG AGGGATTTAATGCTTTGATGTCCATAGATTTAGGCAGTGAATATATGAAAATAGCCATTGTGAAG CCTGGAGTTCCTATGGAAATAGTTTTGAATGA GGAATCTGACAGGAAAACCTCAACAATAGTAGCACTAAGAAATGGAGAAAGATTTTATGGAAAAGAGGCAGAGAATACT GCTGTCAAGTTTCCCAGGAAAGCGTTCTGGTACTTAACCAATATAATAGGCAGAAAGTTTGAAAGTGCTGATGTAAAGCTTTACAAAGAAAGGTTTCCTTATTATGATTTAGTCAAAGATGAAGAGAGAGGAACAGTTCTCTTTAAAATTGATGA TGAGACTTTCTACAGTCCAGAAGAACTAATAGCAATGCTTTTAGAAAAAGCCAGAGAATATGCAGAAACGTTTACAG ATCAGTCTATAAAAGACTGTGTGATAACAGTGCCTGCCTATTTTACACAGGCTGAGAGGAAAGGGATTCTATCAGCTGCTGAACTCATTGATTTGAATGTCTTACAACTTATAAGTGACAATGCTGCAG tGGCATTAAACTATGGTGTATTTAGAAGGAAAGAATTCAATGGAACAGTACaatattacatgttttatgaCATGGGAGCCACTAGTACTACAGCTACTATAGTTG GATACCAAGTTACAAAAGTGAAAGAGGGAACACGATTGGAAACCAATCCACAGCTTATTATTAAAGGAGTAGG ATTTGACAGAGGACTTGGAGGCACAGAAATAACATTGAGATTAAGGAAACATCTGGCCCAGATATTTAATGAACAGAAAAAGACCAAAACAGATGTATTCACCAACGAGAGATCAATGGGAAAATTGTTTAAAGAAGCTGAGAAGTTAAAGAAAGTTTTAAGTGCAAACAATGCACATTTTGCACAG GTTGAAGGCTTACTGGAAGAAATAGACTTCAAAACAAAAGTGACCAGAGATGAACTAGAAGAATTGTCCAAAGATTTATTTGAGAAAGTGACAAAACCAATTGAAGAAGCTCTTAAAGTTTCACAAATAACCCTG ggAGAGATCAAAGATGTAATATTAATGGGAGGTGGAACCAGAATTCCTAAAGTACAAGAAATACTCAAAAAATATCTTGGAAG AACAGAACTTGGAAAGAGTATTAACACAGATGAAGCTGCTGCAATGGGAGCAGTTTACCAAGCTGCCTATCTGGGAAAAGGATTCAAAGTTAAAACATTTGGTGTTAAGGAAGCTAGTATTTACCCTATAAct GTTGAGTTTGAGAAGCACAGGCTTGCAGAAGATGGCAGTGATAGTAAAAGGGTAGTTAAGAGGACATTGTTTAATAGAATGAACCCTTATCCACAGAAAAAGGTCATGACCTTCAGCAAACATTTGAAAGACTTTGATTTCAATGTCAGTTATGGTGATCTTGATTTTCTATCAGACTTTGACAAAAG TTCGTTCCAAGATCTGTCCCTAGCTAAGTTTAAGCTATCAGGAGTAGAAGATGCCTTCACTAAACACAAGGAAGCTGGTGATAGTAAAGGAGTCAAAGCACACTTCAGACTGGACGAAAGTGGAATACTTCACTTAGATCAG GTAGAAGTTGTGTTTGAAAAGGAAGAAGCAAAAGAAGAATCCACCTGGTCAA AATTAGGAAATACTCTGGGCGGACTTTTTGGTGGTAAAAAAGAGGAAGGAGAGACAATAGAAGATGCAGGAGAAAAACCAGTTGAG GGTGAAAATTCTGAGAAAGAGGCTGAAAGTGAGGAAGCAAAACCAGATCAAACTGCATCCAACCAGGAAAAACAGGAagagaaaaaacaaacagaaaatggAGATAAAGACAAAAAAGAGAAACCTGAG GTACCAGCAGATGAGGAAgacaaaagtaataaaaaatcagACAAGACAGAAGAGAAAACAGACGAAACAAAGAAAGAAAAGACAGAGAAAGGGaaggaagaagaaaaaagtgAAAACAAGACTGATGATGCCACTAATAAACTTAATGGAACTGATTCTCTCAATAAAACTGAAGCTGATTTAAAG gataaaaaGCCCAATATAACAGTTGTCAGGGAGAAAATAGACACACAGACAGAATCTTTTGATATCCCAGAAGTCAACAAAGACTCATTGAAAGTCATGAGGAAAAA aTTAGCAGAATTAACTGATAAAGACAAAGCAAAGAAACTTTTAGAGAAGTCAAAGAATGATTTGGAGGCATTTATATTTGATATGAACGACAAGTTAACACAAGAAATGTATGAAAAATGTTCAACAGAAGCTGAGAGAGAAAAGCTTACTAAACTTCTGTCTGAGGCATCAGACTGGATGTACGATCAGGAGGAAGATGCTAAGGCTGAG GTTTACCAAGACAAGTTGAAAtccttaaaaaaagaaataaaggatTTGAAGGCTCGTGTGTATGAATTTGAAGAAAGACCAAAGGCTCTCAAGGCTTTGAAAGATATGTTGAATCATACAAAATATTTCCTGAAGTCAGTTAAAAACTTTACTGTTGTTGAAGAAGATAGAATATTTACTGAAGTAGAAATTACAACTTTAGAAAAACTGATAACAGATACAAAG AAATGGAGAGATGATATGATTGAAGAACAGAAGAAAACACCTGATTCAGAAAAACCTAAATTATTAGTGGAAGATATAGCATTAAAATTACAGGCATTAGATAGAGAGGTCAAATATCTAATTAATAAAGCTAAAAATTTTAAACCCAAACCTAAACCAAAACCAAAATCAAATACAACAAAAACAGATGGAAATACAACAAAATCTGATACAAATAAAACGGATAAAGCAGAGAAGGAAAAAGAGACAAAAATAGAAGTAGAAGAACCTATAGATAAACCAACAGATACAAAAGAGGAAGAAACAAAAACAGATACAAAAGAGGAAGAAACAAAAACAGAATCTAAAGAAG aaaatatagaaaaatcagaaaaagatAAAGAAG CTCCTTTTAAAAGAAAATCTATCATTTTAGAGACTTTAACAggtaatttgtag